Below is a genomic region from Acidobacteriota bacterium.
GGGGTTGGCTGTTGTAGGTCTTGGGATAGCGCTCCAAGGGGATCTCATAAGTGATCATCCCCCAATTCATGGTCTCGACGTAACCCGGCGGCAGGTTGTCCAGGAACACCTGTCTCACGGCCTGAATGCCCTCCCTGCGGTCCGGGGAGAGCTCCAGCAGATAATCCTCAACGGTGGCGGCAGCGCTTCTGACCATGGGGTCAGCCTATCAGAATCGAATTGCGGGCATCCCAGGAATCTCGTGACGGCCCGTCTGTTGCCGAAGCCGACTCCCACGGGAGAAAATCAGCGCCCATGCGATGGCACCGTCTCCTGCCCGGCCTGTTGCTGCTCTCCGGCTGCGGCGAGCGCGCTGACACCGGTCCGCTCTCGCCGGAGGAGTCCCTGGCCAGTTTTCAGCACCCCGGAGACGTGCGGGTCGAGATCTTCGCCGCCGAACCGTACGTGCGGGACCCGGTCGACCTGGTTTTCGACGAGGAAGGGCGGGCCTTCGTCGCCGAGATGCTGGACTACCCCTACGATCCGCCGCCGGGCGAACCGCCCAGGAGCCGGATCCGGGTCCTGGAGGACCGGGACGGCGACGGGAGAGTGGACCACTCGTTGGTCTTCGCCGACGGAATTCTCCAGCTCAAGGGGTTGGCCTTGTGGGACGGAGGCGTGATCGCCTCGGCGGCGCCGGACCTCCTCTTCTTCAAGGACACGGACGGCGACCTCCGAGCGGATGAACGGCGAGTCCTGTTTACCGGTTTCGAGGTGGGTCAGCCTCAGGGCCGGGTCAGCAACCTCCGCTACTCCCTGGACAACTGGATCTACGTCTCCAACGACGGACACCCGGGAATCGTCCGGTCGCCGGAACGGCCGGGGGCCGGCCCGGTCTCGGTCCTGGGAACCGATTTCCGGTTTCGCCCCGGCCGGGGCATCTTCGAAGCGGCTTCGGGAGCGGCCCGCTTCGGACAGACCTTCGACGACTGGGGCCATCGCTTCGTCACCCGCACCGGGACCCACGTCCTGCACGTGCTCCTGCCCCGCCGCTACCTGGAGAGAAATCCCTATCTGGCGGCGCCCAGGGACATCATCCGGGACGTCTCGGACCACGACGGACGCATCTATTCCCGGACGGCCCCCGAGAAGTGGCGCGAACTCCGTACCCGGGTGAGACAGGAGCGTTCCGACGAGATGGGCCTGGGGCGCACCCGCCGGGTGCAAGGTTTCTTCACCGGAGCCACCGGAGGCACCGTCTACGCGGGCGACCGGCTTCCTCCGCCGTACCGGGGGAATCTCTTCACCGGAGGAGTCGCCGGGAATCTGGTTCACCGGGATCTGCTGGCGCCGAGCGGCATCAGTTTCGTGGCCAGCCGGGCGCCGGAGGAGCAGCAGCGGGAGTTCCTGGCCTCCACCGATCCCTGGTTCCGGCCGGTTCAGTTCACCACCGGCTGGGACGGAAATCTCTACATCGTGGACATCTACCGCAAGCTGGTGGAGGACCCCGAGTCGATTCCGGAACCCATCAAGCGGGATCTGGATTTCTATGCGGGAACGGACCGGGGCCGAATCTATCGGGTCGTCCCCGCAAGAGCGTCGGGTCCGGCACCCCGGAAACCCGCTCTGGAGGGAACGGACCCCCAAAGCCTGGTTCGGCTTCTCTCCCATCCCAACCGCTGGTGGCGACTCACGGCTCAGCGCCTTCTGGTCCAACGGCAGGAGATCTCGGTGGTCGCCGGGCTCAAGGACGTCGTCCGCCGGGGGGAGTCGGCCAAAGGCCGCCTGCACGCGCTGAACACGTTGGAAGGGCTCTCCGCCGTCGATTCCGAGATCCTGGCCCCAGCCCTGCGGGACTCGAGTCCCGGGGTCCGGGAACATGCCGTCCGAATGGCCGAGGAGTTTCCCGAGCTGCTTCCGCGACTCGTAGACATGGCGGCGGGAGAGGAGCCGCGGGTCGGATTCCAACTGGCCTTGAGTCTCGGCCGGTTCCAGGGCGAGGCCGTCACCCGGGCCCTGTCACATCTGGCTCTCCACCAGAGCCTGACGCCCGGTCTTCGTGCGGCCATCCTGAGCTCGGAGGCCGGTTCCTCGCCGGATCTTCTGGAGCATCTCCTGAGATCGGACTTCTTCGGAGCAGAGAATCGGAAACAGAGGAGAGATTTCCTGGAGGAACTCGCGGCCGTGGCCGGCGCCCGTCGACGGCCGGCGGAAATCAGGCGAATCCTGGAAATGGTTTTCCGATCATCCGGTCTGGAGAACGAGGCCTGGCAGCGAGCCGGACTCGACGGATTGGCTCGAGGTCTGGAAATGGGAAAGGCCGCCGGTCTGGATCCGGCAGGCATCCGAGCCATGTTCCGCAAACTCCTGGCAAGTGATTCTGAACGTCTCCGAACGGCGGCGGTCCGCGTGGCCCGGTACTTCCGGATGCCGAGGCTGACGGCACGGGCGCGCCGTCGAGCCCTGGACCCCGGCCTCCCGCACCAACATCGGATGGGGGCGGTCCGCACCCTGGCAACTGTCCGATTTCGGGACGCGCGTCCCATTTTCGGACACTTTCTGGATTCCGTTTCCGATTCCGCCCTGCGTTCCGAAGTTCTCAAGGTCGTGGGAGGATACGACGACGTGGAGGCCGCCGGCCTGATCCTTCCCCGTTGGAGCACCCTCTCTCCCCGGGAGCGGAGACCCGCCCTTCACTCCCTGATCGCCCACCGCGGTCGTGCGTCCCGTCTGCTGGACGCGCTGGAACGGGGGACCGTGGAGACGGCAGCCCTGGAGCAGGACCACCGGGTCCTGCTCACCCAGCATCCGGATGAAACGATTCGGAAACGGGCTCTGAACTTGTACCGGCCCGACACGCCGGACGAGAGGGACCGCGTGGTGCGGCACTACCAAAAGGTTCTGGACCTGGCTGCCGACTCATCGCGGGGGGAGCAGGTCTTCGAACGGGAGTGCGCCCGTTGCCACCAACCCCAGGAAGGGGACGCGGTGGGCCCGGATCTACGCGTCGGGGTGCAGGGACACACCCGGGAGGAGTTGCTCCAGGCCATTCTGAACCCCAATGCCCAGATTCTGGGCCTGTTCCAGAACTACATCGTGACCACTCGCGAGGGTCTGGTCTACGGCGGCGTCCTGGCGGCGGAGGGTCCCGGCAGCCTGACCCTGCGCAGCGGTCCCGGGGAGGAGGAGACGATTCTCAGGGCCCGCATCGCCGAAATCCGGGCGTCCCAGGTTTCCCTCATGCCTGAGGGCCTGGAAGAGAACATCGGCCTGCAGGAGATGGCGGACCTCATCGCCTACATCCAGGCCGGAGACATGCTGGAGGACTGACCGATGCCCCCTGCCGCCCGGGACTCGGGCTCCGGCGTCAGTCGTGGAAGCGGATGGAGTAGAGGTCCGCGTCCTTCATCACGAAACGGAGCCGAACGGCGGTCCCCGCAAGACGGGCCACGTCCCCGCCACTCTCCCAGGACACGTCCCGGGCGATCTCATCTCCGATGATCTCGCGACACTCCGCAAGTGAAAATCCGGGTATCGGCTTCCCCTCGGCGTCTTGAATCTCCACCCTCAATCCGCCGACGGCCGAAGTGGAGTAGTTGATCTCCAGACGGCTCCCCGAAAACTTCAGGGGCTTCGTGATCATCTCGCCGCCGGCGTAGGGCGCGTTGACGGAGGCGAATCCGTCCAGGCGCAGGGTCAACCGCTGGATGTGCCACGTGGGATGCCCATAGTGCCGGCCCACGTAGATGGACATCTCGGCCGGCCCCGTCCGGACCACGCCCTGAAGCGGATAGTTGGTGCGGGACACCCAGTTGAGGGTGTCCGGACCCGGACGGACGAAGACCCCCATGAAGGTGCGGTCGTAGAGCGTGCCCCCCCGGGAGGTCATGAAAGCGGCGTCCGCGCAATCCTGGGTCAGCCAGTTCGGATTGTTCGGTTGGGTGGCGTCCGAGACGATGCCGGCGGCCTCGCCCTGTTCCCTGGTGAGCGCGGAGCGGCCATACATGAACCGCGGCGGGAAGGCGACGTAGATATGGGGAGCGCGGAAATACTGGACCGTCTGGTGCTCATAGAGATGTTCGGGCGGGACGATGCCTCCCGTAGTGTACTCCATGGGGACGGGATCGGTCCAACTCAGAAGATCCGGGGATGTGCTCCGGGCCACGGAGCGTTTTCGGGGGCCTTTGTTGGAGGTCATGAATCGGAAGTAGAGAACATACTTCCCCTCGGATTCGGACCAGAAGATGGATTGAATGCCGTCGAAGCCGTTGGGGAGCGTGGTGATGAAGACCGGATCTTCCTGCACCTTGCGGAAATCCAACCCGTCGGAGGACTCGTAGAGGAACAGGTCCACGTACCTCCTTCCGTCCAGGGGATGCTCGTTCTTCCAATCGGGCCGGTCCCGGTAATGGGAGCTGGTGGCCTTGATGCGCCGGTTGGCCGGCACGCCCGGCCGGTTGTCCACGAAGGGGACCAGCCGTCCCAGCATGACCACGTTGTTCTCCCGGCTGCCGTCCACCTCCACCAGTCCCAGGTTCGGCTTCTCCCAGTGGATACCGTCCCGGCTCCGGGCGTAGCTGATGGCGCGGCGGAACCTCTGCTCCGCCGGCAGTGTGGTCCGGGCCAGGTAGAAGAGGTGGTAGACCCCGCCCTCCTGAAAGACCTTGTACCCGTAGTTGAACTCGTTTTCCCAGGGACGGTCGATGCGGATCACCTGCTCCGCGGGTCGCGGCTCCTGCAGTTGCAGCCGGACCCCCCGCAGCCGGTCGATCAGATAGTGGTCGACGAAGAGCTCCCGGCGGGAGCCGATCTCACGGGTATCGGAATCGTGGCTCGACCCCGCCCAGGCCGGACCCGGCGCCGGCAGAATGAGCAACAACAGGATGAATCCCAGGAAACGACTTGATCTCATTCGAATGTCCTCCCACAGGCAGGATGCATGCCGTCGAGACTCTTGGCAAGTCACCCCGCAGGACAAGCTGGGGTCGTCTGTTTGTCAGTTTCGTGGATCATTCGTACGCGCCGTTCCTCTGGAGTTCGGCGGTTAGGAAACCGCCGCTCCTGGAGGCCGAATCGTTGCTTAGTCTGTGGCGAATCGGAAAGCGTACAGGTCCGCGTCCTTGAGGACGAAACGAATCCGGACCGGCTTGCCGGCCAGTGAGCTGACGTCCCGGTTCCCCTTCCAGGTCACCACGCCCTCAATCTGGTCTCCGAAGACTTCATCCGCATCCGCCTGGCGGAAACCCGCCAGCGGATTGCCGTCCGCGTCCTGGAGCTCGACCCAGATCCCGCCGCTGCCCGAGGTGGAATAGTTGAGGCGCAGCCGATTGCCGTCAAAGCGAAGAGGACGGGTCACCATCTCTCCGCCCGCGAGTGGCGCCTGCACGGAGACGAAACCGTCCATTCGCAGGGAGTAGCGGCGCACGTTCAGGCTCCGGCCCATCCAGTATCCTTCCACCACGTAGATGGAAAGTTCTTCCGGAGAACCGGCGCGGTCGGAGCGGGTCTGGACGATTCCCCAGGCGATGCTGTTGTCTCCGTAGACCCAACTGTCGATTCGGGCAGGACCGGGCCGAAGGAAGGCCTCTGCCCAGCGTTTGAAGTGGAGCCGGTCGCGGCCCGTCATCAAAAGCGAGTCGGTCACGGCCGTGCCGTAGCGCTGGGATACCTTCGACCTGTTCTCCCGGGCTTCCCGGCCCGGCAGGCGCCAGGTCGCTTCGGTGGAGCCCCGGTCCTTGTAGCGCATGGGGAAACCGATCAGGATGTGGGGCGCCCGGTAGTAGGGCCGCAACTGGTTGGTGTAGAGATGCTCCCGGGGCGCCGCCGGATACTCGCACCAGACCGGGTCCGTCCAGTTCAGGAAATCGGGAGAGGTGGCCGTCAGGATGTCCCTGACCTTGTTCTGGAACCCACGGAAGTAAGCCCGGTACTCCCGCTGCGCCGGGTCCCAGAAAGCCAGGTTCTGTGAATCGAAGGCCCCTTCGGAGATCACCACCCGGTCCGACATGGGGGTGAACCGGAGTCCGTCCGGCGACTTGAGCGCCAACAGGCCCTTCTCGCCCCTGGACCGGATGATCATCTTGTAGCGGGCGTCTTCGGGGCAGTCGGGATTGTCGTCCTTGAAGATGGCGGCGTGGCCGGGGTCCGCCTCGACTGAGCTCAGCGTCGTCTGGGAGAGGATGATGTTGTTGTCCGTGCTGCCTTGGAACTCCACCAGTCCCAGCTTCGGTTTCTGGAAGTGGATGCCGTCGCTGCTCTCGGCGTAACAGAGGTACGGGCGGTGAGGATAGGTCTGGCCCGTCTCCGTCACCTCGTACTGATAGGCGCCGTAGTACATCCGGTAGCGCATCCGGTGGCCGCTTCCGTCCTGGAACACCGAGCGGTAATGGCAGGCGTTCCCTTCCCAGGCCGCATCGGTCACCAGAGCCACGTTCCGCCGGACCGGATGGTGGAGCTGCAGCCGGGCTCCTCCCGACATGCGGTCGATGAGATGTTCATCCACCATGAGCTCAAGACGCGAACCCACGTCGGCGACCCCGTCGGAGGCGCCCATGACGGCGGTTCCGGTGACGAGTACGAGCAAGATCACGAATAGCGGCATTTTTCGGATTCCTCCCTGAATTCCTTGGTTCTAATGCCGGCATTCCCACAGGAGAATGCACATCAACTCTCGATAGCCCCCGAGTGGCAAGCCCTCCGCACTGCGTCCATCGCGGCCAGGTTCTCTAATCACGTCTCGATCCCGGTGTCCGCAGGAAAATCTAGCGCCTCCCAAGCCTCGACCGACGTTACTGGAACATCCAGCCGGTCGCCTTCAGGAGTGCCGCGCTTGGCAGTCATCAGGCCTTCAATCGCCTTGAGTGTGCGGCGATAGCCTTGGTCGTTCATGATCGGCTCGTTCTCCATGGCTCGTCCCTCTAATCGATTGTGCATCAACTGCAGTGGAAGGACTACCGTCTCCCCTACTCCCCCCACAGGGCGACTGAAAGTCGCCCCTCCTAGTCGGCGGCAAAGTGAAAAGCGTACAGGTCGGCGTCCTTGAGAACGAACCGGATCCGGACCGGTTGGCCGGCGAGCGACCTGACGTCACGGTTCCCCTTCCAGGTCACGACGCCTTCGATCTGGTCTCCGAAGACCTCATCCGCATCCGCCTGGCTGAAACCCTCCAGGGGCCTGCCGTCCGCATCCTGGAGTTCGACCCAGATTCCGCCGCTGCCGGAGGTGGAATAGTTGAGGCGTAGCCGATTGCCGTCGAAGCGGAGAGGACGGGTCACGATCTCCCCACCGGCCAACGGCGCCCGCACGGATACGAATCCGTCCATCCGGAGGGAGTAACGCCGAACGTTGATGCCTCGCCCCACCCAGTACCCTTCCACCACGTAGATGGAGAGTTCGTCGGGAGAACCGACACGATCCGATCGGGTCTGGACGATTCCCCAGGCGATCATGTTGTCTCCATAGACCCAACTGTCGGTCCGGGCGGGCCCGGGTCGAATGAAGGCCTCTCCCCAACGTTTGAAGTCATGCCGGTCCCGGCCGGTCATCAGGAGGGCGTCGGACACGGCTGTTCCGTAGCGTTGGTTGACGGAGGATCTGTGCTCCCGGGCTTCACGCCCCGGCAACCGCCAAGTCGCTTCGGTGGGTCCCCGGTCCTTGTAGCGCATGGGAAAACCCACCAGGATGTGGGGCGCCCGGTAGTAGGGCCGCAACTGGTTGGTGTAGAGATGTTCCGACGGAGCCCCCGGATACTCGCACCAGACCGGTTTCGTCCAGTTCAGGAGATCGGCCGAGGTGGCGGTCAGAATGTCCCTGATCCCCTCCCGGAATCCTCGAAAATAGGCCCGGTACTCTCGCCGCACGGGGTCCCAGAAGGCCAGGTTCTGGGAATCGAAGGCCCCTTCCGAAATCACGACGCGGTCCGACATGGGGGTGAAGCGGAATCCGTCCGGCGACTTGAGCGCCAAGAGGCCCTTTTCGCCCCGGGACCGGATGATCATCTTGTAGCGGGCGTCTTCGGGACAGTCGGGATTGTCGTCAATGAAGACGGCGGCGTGGCCGGGGTCGGCTTCGACCGAGCTCAGCGTGGTTTCGGAGAGGACGATGTTGTTGTCCGTGCTGCCCCGGAACTCCACCAGCCCCAGCTTCGGCTTCCGGAAGTGGATGCCGTCGCTGCTCTCCGCATAGCAGAGGTACGGACGGTGGGGGTAGGTCATTCCCGTCTCCGTCGTCTCGTAGTGCCAAGCGCCGTAGTACATCCGGTAGACGCTTCCGTCCTGG
It encodes:
- a CDS encoding c-type cytochrome, with the translated sequence MRWHRLLPGLLLLSGCGERADTGPLSPEESLASFQHPGDVRVEIFAAEPYVRDPVDLVFDEEGRAFVAEMLDYPYDPPPGEPPRSRIRVLEDRDGDGRVDHSLVFADGILQLKGLALWDGGVIASAAPDLLFFKDTDGDLRADERRVLFTGFEVGQPQGRVSNLRYSLDNWIYVSNDGHPGIVRSPERPGAGPVSVLGTDFRFRPGRGIFEAASGAARFGQTFDDWGHRFVTRTGTHVLHVLLPRRYLERNPYLAAPRDIIRDVSDHDGRIYSRTAPEKWRELRTRVRQERSDEMGLGRTRRVQGFFTGATGGTVYAGDRLPPPYRGNLFTGGVAGNLVHRDLLAPSGISFVASRAPEEQQREFLASTDPWFRPVQFTTGWDGNLYIVDIYRKLVEDPESIPEPIKRDLDFYAGTDRGRIYRVVPARASGPAPRKPALEGTDPQSLVRLLSHPNRWWRLTAQRLLVQRQEISVVAGLKDVVRRGESAKGRLHALNTLEGLSAVDSEILAPALRDSSPGVREHAVRMAEEFPELLPRLVDMAAGEEPRVGFQLALSLGRFQGEAVTRALSHLALHQSLTPGLRAAILSSEAGSSPDLLEHLLRSDFFGAENRKQRRDFLEELAAVAGARRRPAEIRRILEMVFRSSGLENEAWQRAGLDGLARGLEMGKAAGLDPAGIRAMFRKLLASDSERLRTAAVRVARYFRMPRLTARARRRALDPGLPHQHRMGAVRTLATVRFRDARPIFGHFLDSVSDSALRSEVLKVVGGYDDVEAAGLILPRWSTLSPRERRPALHSLIAHRGRASRLLDALERGTVETAALEQDHRVLLTQHPDETIRKRALNLYRPDTPDERDRVVRHYQKVLDLAADSSRGEQVFERECARCHQPQEGDAVGPDLRVGVQGHTREELLQAILNPNAQILGLFQNYIVTTREGLVYGGVLAAEGPGSLTLRSGPGEEETILRARIAEIRASQVSLMPEGLEENIGLQEMADLIAYIQAGDMLED